CTTCATTAAGTTGAGCGATGCCTATTCGACAGGCTCTTCGTTGATGccgcagaagaagaatgccGATTCGTTAGAGTTGTTGAGAGGTAAGTCTGGGAGAGTGTTTGGTGACTTGACCGgcttcttgatgagtttgaagGGTATCCCATCAACCTACGACAAAGATATGCAAGAGGACAAAGAAGCTCTGTTTGACTGTCTATTAACGGTGGAACATTCGATTCTGATTGCCACTGGCGTGATCTCCACTTTGAGCGTtcagaaggagaagatgCAAGACGCTTTGACTATGGATATGTTGGCTACCGATCTAGCCGACTATCTTGTCAGAAAGGGGGTCCCATTCAGAGAAACACATCACATCTCCGGCGAATGTGTTGCCCTCGCTGAGAAACTGAACTTGAGCGGAATTGACAAACTGACTTTGGAGCAGTACCAAAAGATCGACTCCAGATTTGACTCCGATTTGTTCGAGACTTTCAACTTCGAGCAGAGcgttgaaagaagagacGCTACCGGTGGTACTGCTAAGTCCGCTGTCCTGAAGCAATTTGCCAGTTTAAAATCTCAAATTGACTCTATCTAAAGGCGGCCGCACTGTCTCGCGGTCCGGTGGCAGACGACCATGGCCTGCCGTTGATAAACCTCGAAATAAATGGTATTGTAGACAACCGACTGTATTTTCCGTAGTAATAGTCGCATCGTAGCGATCCCAACGTTGTCAGCCACAGCCAGGATCTTTGTATGATGTTCCCGCTGTGGGTCATGATCAGGTTGTACACTGGCCTCAACAGCTCCTCGTTTATATTCGAACCATTGAAACCCAAATACTTGTAGTTGGACGGCTGGGCGCCCAGCTTTAGCGCTCCAACATGTATCATGTAAGCGTTCAGCCTGTGGTGTCGCTTGAGACTCTGGTGAACTCCCGTCATGAGTGCAGAAACAAACAGCTCAGCTGGATGCTGGGAAACAGCCAAGTTGAACGACAGAGACGGATTGAAAAGAATTACCTGTATCGCAGGACCCTGAATGCGACGCACAACCTCGAGCAACGCATTGTAGTAAACAAGCACGTTCGAGCGCAACTCGCACTCCAGCCGACTTAGCGGTACCTCGCCCGGTGGGTAGTACGCTAGATTCGGCATAAACAGTATCGACGCCAACTGGCACTGCACATCGCTCGTTTTCTCGAGGAACTGGATGAAAGAAGCCAAGTCGCTGGCAGAATGCGGATCAATGTGGCGCAGgaaatcatcatcctcCTGCCTCTCACGGAATGCCTTTGCATTAGTCGAGCACAAGAACACCATAAACCCTCTGCGATACAGGTCCATAACCTGCGATCTCACAATCGGATCCCGCATATCGCCAAACACCAACACACACTTGGCCTGCGACGCTGCTAGCCGTGGTGGCACACTCCACAGCGCCCTGGCCTGCCAGAACAGCACCaaagcaccagcagctACTCCAAGCCCGAATATCGCCCTTTTCTGTTGTCCGCGAGCTGACAGGAACACTTGCTTCACATAACTCCAGCGTCCGATCGCACCTGAATCCGCCTTCAATGCGCTCAGATCACCGCCCTCCCTATCCTGCACCTCTCTCACCTTACTTGCTACCCGTTCTGCAACAGCGTACATCACTCGACTGCCCTTCGAGAACAGCGAATGGCCAGCGCTGAAGAGCCCATCTACGAAATCCTGATCTCTGGAACTCATCCCGCCACTCAATTCGACCACTTCAAGCCGCAATGGACACCTTCATACGATATACAGGGTTTCTCTTAGTCATTAGTCAGTTACCCGAAAAGCCTTACCTAGCTTATGGATACTACAGGTTGATGAATAACCACCACTATAGAGAGTATAATCAGTGGCAGAAGGCTGTGATCGAGAGACTGAAGGCTAACGTTGGCGATGGGTATCAACAATCCGATTCCCAGAAGTTTGAAGAGCGAAACAAGGTATGTGAAATCGGGTCTAGTTTGGCAGTTCCCCTATAATGAAGCAGTGACTAACGCGGATTGATGTAATGTAGAAAGGCTGCTAAGGTGTTGGCGAGCTTTGTGAAACCTAATCAGGTGTTTGGTGCTGACCAAGTGATTCCGCCCGATGTGTTGAAGAGGGCCAAAGGTTTGGCTATCATTACGGTGTTGAAGGCAGGATTTCTGTTCTcaggaagagctggatcGGGGGTGATCGTTGCTAGGCTGAAGGACGGCACCTGGTCTGCTCCTTCTGCGATTGCAATGGCCGGAGCGGGGGCTGGTGGTATGGTGGGTGTGGAATTGACCGATTTTGTGTTCATCTTGAACTCTGCAGCGGCAGTTAAGTCATTCTCAGAGTTTGGTACGGTTACTCTGGGTGGGAATATTTCGGTGTCAGCTGGGCCGTTGGGCAGAAATGCAGAGGCAGCGGCGAGCGCTTCCGCTGGCGGTGTTTCATCGGTTTTTGCGTACTCGAAGAGCAAGGGCCTGTTTGCCGGTGTCTCGGTGGAGGGGTCTGTGATCGTGGAGAGAAGAGAGGCTAACAGGAAGTTTTACGGTGACAGTTGTACGGCCAAGATGATTCTGTCGGGCCGGATAAGACCGCCGCCGGCCGCAGACCCGCTGTTCCGTGTTCTGGAGTCTCGCGCGTTCAACTATAGATCTGCCATGCCTGCGGATGACTACGACGATTATTACGACGACATACCGGACTCGTTCGACTCTTCGGATGTTTCTTCCACTAGACCGACAACAAAGTCGACGAGACAAAGGAGAAGTGGGTCTCGTAGCTACTTTGATGACGACGACTTCGACGATGACCACGACAGCGACGGCAACGGCTACAGTGGTCGCCGCGGCAGCCGTGGACGGGAAAGTTACGATGATGACTTCAGTGACCCTTCCGGCGCGAATGAGTACTATAGAAGCTATAGAAGACAGGGCGCTCGGTCTCCGCGCCATACCAATACCCGCTGGGAAGACGATGTTTTTGATCGGGACAACGATGTGGATGATTTGTCGAACAGGTTCTCCAAATCGAGAATCTCCTCCAGCGCAGCAGGGAACGCACGGGTGTCGAGACCAGTATCGGAAAAGCCAGACTTCGGCTCCCTTTCATCGTCGAACACTCCTAAAGCTGTTGCTCTGTACAGCTTTGCTGGAGAGGAATCTGGAGATCTTCCCTTCAGAAAGGGTGACGTTATCACCATTCTGAAAAAATCGGAATCGCAAGATGACTGGTGGACTGGTAGAGTGAATGGTAGAGAAGGTATCTTTCCTGCAAACTATGTGGAACTCGTTTGAGCCTTGCTGAAGATACCTGATTGAAACCTGATGGTCGCATTGTTCTGGATTTCATAATCTGTAGTTTACGTAGCCACTGACGAGCTTAACAAAATCCTGATAATATTTGCAGCCTCGAAAGTTATCCTGGAACGTCTGTTGTGGAATTGACAGTATGGTTGATTTTTACTTCGTTACATTTGCAAGTTGAATTAGCCAATATACATGATATGCAAGGTTTTATATTGAAAGTTCTGTCATCTGCCAAACCCAAGAAAATTTGCAGCCTCTTTAATTTGCTTCTGTAGAATGCCTTCATGTTGGGTGTTGGTATTCATGAGAAGCATAAATTTGGTCAAACTATCGATGTCGCCCCTCCAATAAACATCAAAGATATAATCGGTAATGCAGGAAAGGTTTTCACCTTTTGTTGCGCTGGGATATTGTAGAAAGTCAATACCTTTTCTAACTTGTCTCTTCAAATAATCCAAGATCTGGGCTCGCTGCTGCTCATTGTAAATGTGCGCATTTGGATTCACTGGCATCTGTTGCTGAAGGTAGGTGGGCGGACCTTCTTTCATAGGATAATACAGTGGAGGACATAGCGGGAACGGTAAAACTTGAGCCTGTGGAAAGCTCGGTGCTTTGAATCCTACGTCAGAAGAAGTTGTGTTGTCATCATACCTCTTCCATGAGCATTTAACGACTGATCCGCCTATCAACCGGTTGTTCAATAACTCGAAGAGTCTCGCAGCATCAGTTTTAGTCTTGCACTTAATGTATCCCGAATACGTCAAAGCATTCCCATCAAAAGAAGTCATTTGCAGTTTATGAACCTTTATCCGCTCTTGCATGCACATTTGAGTTAAAAATTCTTCATTGAGTATTGGGCTTACATCGTCAATTTGAATGGTAGTCTTATAACCCTTGTAGTTGTACGTTTGGTGATTTCTTCCCTCTCTAGCTACCGCTTTGGAAACATTGAGCCGTTTATTCCTAAAAGTTTTATCGTTAAAGTACTGAATTGCTTTCTGGGTGTCAGATCCTTTCTTATAGGTTACAAAAGCCCATAGAGAGTTGAATTTCGGAgccttggaagagaaaacagaTTTTACTGGTCCTATTTTGCTGAAGTATTCCAAAATTTCGTCGTTTGTGCAATCAATTGGCAGGTTCTTAACGAAAACCGCATTTGGATGAGGAACTTGCGATCCGGAGTTATGCTCGACGATTTTTTCACAACTTTCCGTCGTCAGCTCTTCCATTCGAAGAGTGATCGAATCTAGTTTGGAGATccttctttcaaactcaGGATATTTACGAAAATCCTTATCGAAATGAATCCCGCACAGAATCCTGTTTCCAAAGAAATTCTGTCCATTATAGTCCCTTATGACCTTCCTTGCTGATTGATCGTTATCAAAGTAGATAAACCCAATATCCTTTCTCTTGTCCAACTTACAGGAGAGGATTTTACCATACTTTTTGAATGTGTCATAAAAGACTCGAGTTGTCAGCTTGGAGTCCTCCAGTGGCAAgttggagaagaaaacgtTTGTACCAACATTTTTGCGGTAAAATGAATTCCTCAGTGATGGCATGATTCTAACTTCCTTTCCCTTTATAGGCCTATAATTAAATTCTTCCGTTGCCTTTTCCGCATCTCCTTTATCTGCGAAGTTCAGGTATCCATAACCCAGGGAACTCTTGGTGACAGAGTCTAAACAAAGTTTCACTGAGGTAAGTGACTTGAACTTTCCGAATATGTGTCTGAGCGTATCCTCAGTTACCGTTGGATCCAGATCGCCAATGAACAATGCTACCATTGACTTACTTTCTAGAGTCGCGCTATTATGCACTTTTGTCCCAGGCGCTGCATCAATATTCGCATTAGTACAATTTAATTTCACTACATCTGAAAGTTCAGATTGTGACGACCTAGATGACGCAGTactttgttcttctttaTTGCGCTGGTTTTCCTCAATCGCTTCAAGCACCGCACCAACTTTGCCGTTACTCTTTTGCAATatttcctgcttcttgtcGATGTTCAAGGGAACATTATTCAAGATATTCACCTCCCGCGAAGTAAAAGGATTGATCATTTCACCTTGCACCTCTCCTCTTTTTTTGTCTTAATTCTCTCTCCCTTGCTTTGCTTATTTTAACTGAATTTCGCAACAGTAAACACAAACGAATAAACAAGGCTTCCCTTCTCTAATGGACTGAACTAACGAGCACAACCTGTATCTTCAGTGTCGCCTTTATATAAATGTTTTCCTGTTTTTCGATTTTGTGACACAATCCAAAAACTCTTAACCGTcgggaaaaaaaaaaaggcAGCGACAGAAAATCGAAACGTGTCATCGCAGATAAAACAAATGTAGAGAGCGTTTTCAGAACTCACCATCCGCTCTGGTGTCCTCACAGTATGGAATTTCATTTGTACCCTCATTTTTTTGTTGTTTGGGGACCATATTCAATGAATCACCATGGTCGTTGCCAGTTGTCCTGTATTTATGTTTAGGCTGTATTTGAACACATTCAGTCAAATCCCAAAATACAACGAATATTAAAATTCTGTCTCACTTATCCTATACATAGGTTTTCTATCTTATTTGTATCACTTGAATGGATACTCTCACACTGTGGTCATTATATCCCTGCCAAAAAGACCTCTCTTCAACCAATCCATAAACAATAATACTCTGGTTCTCAGGGACACAGTTTGGGCGAAATAGACACCTCTCCACAAATACATAGCGATCAAGCCTCCAACGAAGGAGTAGCCTGGCAAATCGAACACTGCAGAATTGCCGACGTAGGCCAAAGAACCAAGATGGATATACTTGAAGGGTTTGCACGATGACTCATCTAAGTCTGCCTCTATCATTTGATCTTTACGGAAGTGGTCGTCGGTTATTCTTGCCAACCTAGTGAATTTCTTACCGAGGTA
The nucleotide sequence above comes from Torulaspora globosa chromosome 6, complete sequence. Encoded proteins:
- the YSC83 gene encoding Ysc83p (ancestral locus Anc_1.355), whose translation is MSSRDQDFVDGLFSAGHSLFSKGSRVMYAVAERVASKVREVQDREGGDLSALKADSGAIGRWSYVKQVFLSARGQQKRAIFGLGVAAGALVLFWQARALWSVPPRLAASQAKCVLVFGDMRDPIVRSQVMDLYRRGFMVFLCSTNAKAFRERQEDDDFLRHIDPHSASDLASFIQFLEKTSDVQCQLASILFMPNLAYYPPGEVPLSRLECELRSNVLVYYNALLEVVRRIQGPAIQVILFNPSLSFNLAVSQHPAELFVSALMTGVHQSLKRHHRLNAYMIHVGALKLGAQPSNYKYLGFNGSNINEELLRPVYNLIMTHSGNIIQRSWLWLTTLGSLRCDYYYGKYSRLSTIPFISRFINGRPWSSATGPRDSAAAFR
- a CDS encoding uncharacterized protein (ancestral locus Anc_1.356) — its product is MAGAGAGGMVGVELTDFVFILNSAAAVKSFSEFGTVTLGGNISVSAGPLGRNAEAAASASAGGVSSVFAYSKSKGLFAGVSVEGSVIVERREANRKFYGDSCTAKMILSGRIRPPPAADPLFRVLESRAFNYRSAMPADDYDDYYDDIPDSFDSSDVSSTRPTTKSTRQRRSGSRSYFDDDDFDDDHDSDGNGYSGRRGSRGRESYDDDFSDPSGANEYYRSYRRQGARSPRHTNTRWEDDVFDRDNDVDDLSNRFSKSRISSSAAGNARVSRPVSEKPDFGSLSSSNTPKAVALYSFAGEESGDLPFRKGDVITILKKSESQDDWWTGRVNGREGIFPANYVELV
- the PES4 gene encoding Pes4p (ancestral locus Anc_1.357) translates to MINPFTSREVNILNNVPLNIDKKQEILQKSNGKVGAVLEAIEENQRNKEEQSTASSRSSQSELSDVVKLNCTNANIDAAPGTKVHNSATLESKSMVALFIGDLDPTVTEDTLRHIFGKFKSLTSVKLCLDSVTKSSLGYGYLNFADKGDAEKATEEFNYRPIKGKEVRIMPSLRNSFYRKNVGTNVFFSNLPLEDSKLTTRVFYDTFKKYGKILSCKLDKRKDIGFIYFDNDQSARKVIRDYNGQNFFGNRILCGIHFDKDFRKYPEFERRISKLDSITLRMEELTTESCEKIVEHNSGSQVPHPNAVFVKNLPIDCTNDEILEYFSKIGPVKSVFSSKAPKFNSLWAFVTYKKGSDTQKAIQYFNDKTFRNKRLNVSKAVAREGRNHQTYNYKGYKTTIQIDDVSPILNEEFLTQMCMQERIKVHKLQMTSFDGNALTYSGYIKCKTKTDAARLFELLNNRLIGGSVVKCSWKRYDDNTTSSDVGFKAPSFPQAQVLPFPLCPPLYYPMKEGPPTYLQQQMPVNPNAHIYNEQQRAQILDYLKRQVRKGIDFLQYPSATKGENLSCITDYIFDVYWRGDIDSLTKFMLLMNTNTQHEGILQKQIKEAANFLGFGR